The window aatCGCAATTTGGTCAAGAATAAAACTTGATACTTTCATAagttcattatattttattattatatcaaaattaagccaaacaatcacaataattacaaaatattcatttgCAATGTCTGCTCATAAAACAGCTAAGTATAAATTATGACTAGAATtgttaaaacttattttctatGGCAAGAACATTGAAAGGAAATATGAAGTAATAATTACAATGTGCTATAAGGTAGGTAAATGTATCTGAGATCAAATATAttctaatactaatattttatggaTGTTTTATCATTATGCTTAACCAATCCCGGTTTTGGACGATCGGTTGCCTCTCCTTGACTTCATCTgattacttacatatatttactaaataaatatatttaaaaaggaatACAAAAGTGTATaacattgtatgtattataagattataattaattcaatagGTTACCTTTTTGACTATCAAATATCATAAGATTTCCCCAAAGATGTCTTTAGTATAGACTTCGTAAATGCAACTTTTGTGCTTAACATACCACAATAATAATACATGTGCTAAAAcctaaatacaaacaaaacgaCAACATCACAAGGAAAAACGAACAACAAGAGTGACTAGGACATTTTACCCTGCACTAATAAGAAGAAACAAAGTACTTTACAATGTTGTTAACAATTAGTATACAAGTATACAGGTTACTAGGTTTACCAAAATGTAAACAACTGAACAGAATATTTGTGACAGagaaaaatagcaataaaattgattgcatACAATGGAATGTAAAATAATACCCAGTTCCATgaactagaaaataaaaatcagtcTCATTAGATGTAGACCCATTTGGAGTAAATAATTTTGGTTCCAAGTAGTTATATCATAAAACGTTTgtgagatatttataaaatatttataaagtgtaTATGCAAATACTTTCAGTTATAGATAAGACAGTAGattgtataaataagtataaaatcaCAGATTAACTTGACTTTAACAAGAACATAACTTCCTGTCTTGTTTCGCCTGTAATTTTTGAAGAGATTGTCGACGCCTTCCTGAAGCACACAGCATGGCATATTCCACTGAATGCTccattctgaaaaaaataataatataatatttgcactTAGTTCAgcatattaaatacaaaaaaaaaatgtagagctAATCCATGACCTATTAATTACATGAGAGGGATATTTATAATTTCTCAACTGTATTTATACTATGTCTATAAAGTTAGTCATTTAAGTATTAGATTTGTTGAGAGCCCAGTAGCCTTTACTTTTTGTAGAGTTTCTTCTATTTCTGATTATTTTTGATTGtgctattaaatataaaagatttcAGCTCACCGGTACATAATCCTGTCAAGTAAAATCTCAATAGCCCGGTCAATATTCTGGCCTGATTTGGCACTTGTTTCAAGGTAAGGAAGGTTATAGTTCTTCGCAAACTCTCTGGCTCGGTTCTGATTAACCAGTCTCTTTTCTTGCAAGTCACATTTGTGACCACATAATACTATATCTGGGTCGTCACTTAAGCTGTGAGTCTGAAATTATCaaagtattaataattaaaaacaaacaagcattaaaaatatactatgttGGAATTGTATCAGATGTTACTAGAaaagataattaataaacagaaaaataattaacttactttgaatttcaataacataacaTAGGAAAGCAGAACACAGagcaaatttataaattataactaatatatatttgataatcatttaagtttatatatttttttatgcaaaatcataaacattaataatattattagtctaaaaacatttaaatcatatttgttTATGCAAAAGCAATCACTTATTGACTATAACTACTAACTTTTGTTATCTTTgtatatataaaactaaattcgTAAGATAAAATGCCTACCTTCAACTGTTCAATCCAATTCCTGACTTCAAGGAATGATGCTTCATTAGTTAAGTCAAACAGAAGAAGGAATCCCATTGCATCCCTGTAGAAAGCCGTAGTCAAGCTTCggaatctataaaataaatattaaaaaaaacaaattaattatatggTTATTtcgtttaacaaaaatatatatttaagtcctagaactttaaaatattttcttctttgttCCCTACACAAAAGCTCAACATTTAATTAGGAATGGTGTTTTTCTGTTACAGTTTTGTTCTATGTATTCAGATTGATATTTAGAGTACCCGCTGACTAAGTTTGTCTCAGAATCTGAAGTgagttgttattattttcttgtgcAATGTATACTTGCCTTTCTTGTCCCGCTGTATCCCATAGCTGTAAATGGACTCGATGCTGCCTTCCATTTTGTTgataaatctataaaattaataaattataataatatttaacatttgtaTATCAACTGAGGTACCAAATATAAATCATACCATTGattaaaagataatatattatcataaattgTCACTTGATCATTATTTGCTAATCTTATCTCTGAATCATTATGTACAATGTAcccataattaattattaaacttacCACACTTTTTTCTCTAAAGTCGATACCAACAGTTGAAATAAACTGAGTATGAAAGACACCATCAGTGTACTTGTATAAGAAACTCGTCTTTCCAACTCCAGAATCACCCACACAAAGAAGTTTTATAAGGTAATCGTAATCCATATTGGAGGGagtaaaatgattaaattattaattaacacatGCATTAGTGAATTATCTACCAATGAAACTATGATGCTGTGGATTTAGGAAGAGATAAATCTacgtttcaatataaaattattgtgtttaattCATTGTATACTTCACTGTTTTCATAGCTATGctacgaaaaaaatatcaacaatcgATCGTTATAAATTAAAGTGTCAAATTATATGTGTgacatttgtttttgtgttaccaaataaaaaaatataagtcatTTTTAACGATTTCATTTGAAACATAGCTGTCCTTGTTGCAGGTACATACTAGCATTTCATGAATCCAGTTATAAATCATGACGAGACTCTGTATATGAATATCATCGATGATTTAACAGAGATAATCATGTTCTATCTCTGTAAGTTGCTGGACCAAAGAAACCCACAGCAGAGGAGGCATAATATTATCGGCAGCAAAAACTGTCGCCTGTCAAGACAGTCAATTGATTTTGACAATCAGCTGGTTTAATGTATCCGGCTAGATGGAGCGAAAGCAATTGTAATCAATGAATAgacattgtttttgttgtaatgATTTAAGCTAGAATCATATTAGATAATTGTAGTATATGCccaatattacataaaaatgtcaAGTGGAGTAATTAAAGAACAAGACAAAAATCCGAAAGTAAACGTGGAGTACTGGTATGTACATTTTTACCCATtagaagtttgttttattttgcaaattattataaattgaattaaatgacGATAAATAATTACAGGTCCAGAAAATACTTACTTGTAGATTAACTTTATGTCGTAAATGTATGGTTTTGTTACATAATGTTTGAACTCCCTACTTTTGTTCTGAATAGGTAGGTAATCTCTATggaagttttagttttaatgttattcCTTCGAAACACCGAGAAAAGCCCTATTTATAATTATCATCAATGGTAGTGGTTTTTgtggtatttaaaaataaataatttaatatttttatatttatttattttatttaaatgttgtacTGTTTCTTTTTCAGTGGTGTTTGTGACTATGGTGGTCACTGTTTGGCTCTTGGACAAACTATCAAAAAGATGACACCTGATGCTGAGGTTCTTTGTAAGAAAGGAAGACAAGGTAAATAacttatacacacatacacaaaaaacaatttagatACCTATTTAATTCATAACCAGATTTACGAAACAAAGCTCAAATATTGCTGCTTGGAACTTAATGTATTGATTCCTGCTGTAGTAAATAGTACCTATCTTTTTTTCTTACAGGTTCTTTCGAGGTTCAAGTAAATGATAAGTTGGTGTATTCCAAATTACAAACAATGGCATTACCAGACTTTGATGAAGTAGCCCAAGTAGTGAACAATGTGTCGCAAGGTGAGGAGCCCACATTAATTAAAGGACAACAACCAATCAATTGTGCtatatcataaaatttattaattcatcTACAAATGTAGTTCTAGTCAAatagtgtataataaaataaatataacagaggtaaacaatattttgtatacaaaatctTATATGGAGTTTTTTTTCTCCTTAATAAAggtaatattcaaaatatattctaataacattattatttatatatttaaatttctcTCCAATTGTAATAtagtcttttttataaattcgtaACAATAACTTAATGCTAATGGAATGATTCTGGCTATTACTAGATTTCAGTTAAagccatattattatgctggAATTCTTAAAgtatctttataattaaatttggGTAAACATGCCAATTAATTTAGCATATGAATATagccaaaaaatattacataatattacatcaataacaaacatacaatactAAATAGTAACTAATATCTATCACATCTAAATATTTCCAATTTCTTTCCACTGGACATATATTTCACAGCCAATATTTTGCTACAGTAGCATAGAGgacttatttattcaatataaactataaacaataaaacaacaataattattatactaaattTTACAGCTGAGATAAAAACCTCATTCCTTATTTGGAAAACTCTGCTAGAGATTTACAACTGGACCTACTTACGCGAACAAGAACCAACCCACATCAGATTAGTTTCGAGGAAACTACACTTTTGGGCTTAAATGGGCTCATTCTACAAAAAACAGTGTGGTATATCTGTTTATCATGTCAGTACACAGAAACCATTTGTgtttgtgtgggaatcgaacccacgacctctcgacgcacaggtagtggcgtggcgactaccttaactactgcgccacagaggtCGTCAAATGTGGGTTTGTTCCCGTTTGCGTAAACAGGGCCAGCTACGTAGTTGAGATtgataaattttctaaaattaaaacacaaatattaagCTCTTTTCTTAAAAAGTAATCTCCGTATCTCATCAAGATAACTTTTTCATTTGAACAAGTTGTTTGCAAACACTCATCATATAGATAACACCATGTAATTCTAGTCTTGGATAATAAAAGGTCATTGTAATATGTACTGTATGTCATGTCATTCAATTGCAGTTTATTATAGTCTATGGAACTTGAGAAAGGCAAATTCCATTGGATTAAGACATTCTAATGTTTCGTAAACTATTAAAGTGAAACTATAGAAGTAATGACTGAAATATTGCTTTGATATGTTTTGTGCATGAATGATGTTTGAACAACTTGACTTGATCTTGATGATATAAAGATAAAAGACTAAATAATAGTTCCCATAATCccagttattaaatataaaacccaTTGTGcttcaaaaatacattgttaaaaatacattacttaGTAACTATCAGAAATTCCATGTAAATACCATCAccattaactaaaaaaatattttcattgaaacatgGAAATAATCTATTGAGGTTTTATGTCTCTTATCACACACTTACGGTAATGTTTCATCTGCTTATATTATCATCATTGGTAATAGGCTTCACAGCTGAATATATCTTAAGTACACTATCTTTGGTGCCATCAACTGGCcctaaataacttaaataaataccaaatcGGAGCTTTCCTCCAAACTGCTCTGATATGGTCCTCAAGGGTTCAACAGTCTTTTCACCAGTTTGCTGGTCAATGCA of the Anticarsia gemmatalis isolate Benzon Research Colony breed Stoneville strain chromosome 6, ilAntGemm2 primary, whole genome shotgun sequence genome contains:
- the Rab27 gene encoding RAS oncogene family member Rab27; its protein translation is MDYDYLIKLLCVGDSGVGKTSFLYKYTDGVFHTQFISTVGIDFREKSVIYQQNGRQHRVHLQLWDTAGQERFRSLTTAFYRDAMGFLLLFDLTNEASFLEVRNWIEQLKTHSLSDDPDIVLCGHKCDLQEKRLVNQNRAREFAKNYNLPYLETSAKSGQNIDRAIEILLDRIMYRMEHSVEYAMLCASGRRRQSLQKLQAKQDRKLCSC
- the LOC142973627 gene encoding migration and invasion enhancer 1; the protein is MSSGVIKEQDKNPKVNVEYCGVCDYGGHCLALGQTIKKMTPDAEVLCKKGRQGSFEVQVNDKLVYSKLQTMALPDFDEVAQVVNNVSQGEEPTLIKGQQPINCAIS